One window of the Eucalyptus grandis isolate ANBG69807.140 chromosome 6, ASM1654582v1, whole genome shotgun sequence genome contains the following:
- the LOC104450721 gene encoding uncharacterized protein LOC104450721 → MIVPVHCSKPCSPASAPAASALVRAPSFSRRIADIRIPTKPRQVATGWLLTAALIIWPTAVAVAEVVPQPSESDTLSNVPQMLSGECKSPKDCKKPRIQRPKSRKAESCTTKCVTTCIRGGDGSPGEGPLNIRRPMVVFKQGFRSRKYCLVECSDICNLIGDEDYGP, encoded by the exons ATGATAGTACCAGTTCATTGCTCCAAGCCTTGTAGCCCGGCTTCTGCACCTGCTGCTTCTGCTCTTGTGCGTGCACCCTCGTTCTCAAGGCGCATTGCCGACATTCGCATCCCTACGAAACCCAGACAGGTAGCAACCGGCTGGCTCTTGACTGCAGCTCTCATAATTTGGCCTACAGCCGTGGCCGTGGCTGAGGTGGTTCCGCAGCCATCAGAGTCGGATACACTGTCGAATGTGCCTCAGATGCTGTCGGGCGAGTGCAAGTCTCCCAAGGACTGCAAGAAGCCCAGGATACAGAGGCCCAAATCGAGGAAGGCAGAGTCGTGCACCACCAAGTGTGTCACCACCTGCATCCGCGGCGGCGATGGCTCTCCTGGAGAAGGCCCCCTCAACATTCGCag ACCAATGGTGGTTTTCAAGCAAGGCTTTCGCAGCAGGAAATACTG TCTGGTTGAGTGCTCAGATATATGTAATTTGATTGGAGATGAGGATTATGGTCCTTGA
- the LOC104450719 gene encoding uncharacterized protein LOC104450719, with amino-acid sequence MCDSPSLSRLQNQSHSLSECSYSGTVGLISETSLDKLHLQRDDGSLLNARDSDNETGSPGLSTGRNGTCPYRFQLELDVQKLQEQLRDEIELHAVLEQVIERSAVKLSKPSCLPHQAQELLSNIAMLELAVSKLEHEIVSLHFQLSQERNERRLAEYRLRHSSLEEKSLCSSGILQELDGDGSSAHLCDNICTGSNAKCGQTQDSRKLPRELPPKGLWDYPNLLSEEMVRCMKNIFISLADSASPSQFSTSQGHLSPLSPHGHLSNSSWWSSSERSVISSWVQSPQVDVQSNLDVLASDNACDPYRVRGKLSWADVGNYGLASEVSWMSVGKKQLAYASGALRKFRTLVEQLAKVNPIHLSSHDKLAFWINLYNAMIMHAYLAYGVPKSDMKLFSLMQKAAYTVGGHSFSATVIEYGILKMKPPLHRPQIALLLALHKLKVSEEQRKFAIDVAEPLVAFALSCGTYSSPAVRIYTAKNVRDELQEAQRDFIRASVGVSSKGRLLVPKMLHCFAKGFVDDANLAVWISHYLPPNQAAFVERCMSQRRQSLLGSRNCGILPFDSRFRYLFLPEKIHFDNACS; translated from the exons ATGTGTGACTCACCATCCCTCAGTCGTTTGCAAAATCA AAGCCATTCTCTCTCCGAATGCTCTTATTCTGGCACAGTTGGTTTGATCTCAGAAACTTCATTGGATAAACTCCATCTTCAGAGAGATGACGGTTCCTTATTAAAT GCGAGAGATTCTGATAATGAAACTGGAAGTCCTGGATTATCTACCGGAAGAAACGGTACCTGCCCTTACAGATTCCAACTTGAGCTGGAT GTACAGAAACTTCAAGAGCAGCTACGAGATGAGATAGAACTGCATGCAGTTTTGGAACAAGTAATCGAGAGAAGTGCTGTAAAATTATCAAAACCTTCATGTCTTCCTCATCAG GCTCAGGAACTCCTTTCCAATATTGCGATGTTGGAACTCGCAGTATCCAAACTTGAACATGAGATAGTCTCTTTACATTTCCAATTAAGTCAAGAAAGAAATGAACGGAGGCTGGCTGAATACCGTTTGAGGCACTCTTCCTTGGAGGAGAAGTCTCTTTGTTCCTCTGGCATATTGCAAGAGCTG GATGGGGATGGTTCCTCTGCACATCTCTGCGATAACATATGTACTGGGTCCAATGCAAAATGTGGTCAAACTCAAGATAGTAGGAAGCTACCCAGGGAGTTGCCACCTAAGGGCCTCTGGGATTATCCCAACCTACTGTCTGAAGAGATGGTTAGATGTATGAAGAATATATTTATCTCACTGGCAGATTCTGCATCTCCAAGCCAGTTCTCTACATCACAGGGCCATCTCTCACCTTTATCTCCACATGGGCATCTTTCCAACTCATCGTGGTGGTCGTCATCTGAACGCTCGGTCATTTCATCCTGGGTGCAAAGCCCCCAAGTTGATGTACAGAGTAACTTGGATGTGCTGGCCTCAGATAATGCTTGCGATCCATACCGAGTACGCGGGAAGCTAAGTTGGGCAGATGTAGGAAATTATGGGCTGGCATCTGAAGTATCTTGGATGTCTGTTGGGAAAAAGCAATTGGCATATGCCTCTGGAGCTTTGAGGAAGTTTAG GACACTTGTTGAGCAGCTTGCCAAGGTCAACCCAATCCACCTGAGCAGCCATGACAAACTTGCCTTCTGGATCAACTTATACAATGCCATGATCATGCAT GCTTACTTGGCTTATGGGgttccaaaaagtgatatgaaGCTGTTCTCGTTGATGCAGAAG GCAGCATATACTGTGGGAGGCCATTCTTTCAGCGCAACAGTTATTGAGTATggaattttgaagatgaaacCACCTCTCCACAGGCCACAGATC GCTTTGCTCCTCGCTCTTCACAAGCTAAAGGTATCTGAAGAGCAACGAAAGTTTGCTATTGATGTAGCTGAACCACTTGTAGCATTTGCTCTCAGCTGCGGAACATACTCATCTCCTGCG GTTCGGATCTACACTGCCAAGAATGTGAGGGATGAGCTGCAGGAAGCACAACGAGATTTCATCAGAGCTTCAGTTGGGGTTAGCAGCAAAGGGAGGTTATTGGTGCCAAAGATGCTACATTGCTTTGCCAAGGGATTCGTGGACGATGCTAATTTAGCTGTATGGATATCGCACTACCTCCCCCCCAATCAGGCGGCATTTGTGGAGCGGTGCATGTCACAAAGGCGTCAAAGCCTTCTCGGTTCTCGCAATTGTGGAATTCTTCCCTTCGACTCCCGCTTCCGTTACCTATTCCTGCCGGAGAAAATCCATTTTGACAATGCTTGTTCATAG
- the LOC104450722 gene encoding protein HIGH CHLOROPHYLL FLUORESCENCE PHENOTYPE 173, chloroplastic, whose protein sequence is MSSAVRATTATATAATTAMSGAGSFVRFKSEFLGIASLPKPRSRGNARARVKFVPASTTRASASTSGGGGGGGGGGDRGSDRKKATMKKTKVSEAPAQQPQPQPQPQQQQQQQQQVSIVDPVGLGRRSRQIFDEVWRKFSGLGQISRTSLADGDDDAALLLREFAIPAAQSTTVLVVGATSRIGRILVRKLMLRGYSVKALVRKPDQLPPDALPRSVEVVAGDVGDPSSLKAAVQGCQKIIYCATARSAITGDLFRVDYRGVYNLTKALQDYNNRLAQLRAGRSSKSKLLLAKFKSPESLQGWQVRRGTYFQDVLTSKYDAGMEAKFEFTETGQAVFSGYVFTRGGYVELSKKLSLPVDRTLDGYDGLVLSVGGNGRSYVLILEAGPSADTTQSKLYFARISTKIGFCRVRVPFSSFRPVKPDDPPLDPFLVHTLTIRFEPRRQRPIEGPSGATQDLRSFKLILEYIKALPTGQETDFVLVSCTGLGVEPSRREQVLKAKRAGEDSLRRSGLGYTIIRPGPLMEEPGGQRALIFDQGNRISQGISCADVADICVKALHDSTARNKSFDVCHEYVAEQGRELYELVAHLPDKANNYLTPALSVLEKNT, encoded by the exons ATGTCATCCGCTGTTCgcgcgacgacggcgacggcgacggcggcgacgacggcgatgTCAGGCGCTGGCAGCTTCGTCCGGTTCAAGTCGGAGTTCCTCGGCATCGCTTCCCTCCCCAAGCCCAGATCCCGCGGCAATGCCAGAGCCCGAGTCAAGTTCGTCCCCGCCTCCACCACCAGAGCTTCCGCTTCcacttccggcggcggcggcggcggcggcggcggcggcgatcgcgGCAGTGACCGGAAGAAGGCCACGATGAAGAAGACGAAGGTAAGCGAGGCTCCAGCTcagcagccgcagccgcagccgcagccgcagcaacagcagcagcagcagcagcaggtgTCGATAGTGGACCCGGTGGGACTCGGCCGGCGGTCGCGGCAGATCTTCGACGAGGTCTGGCGCAAGTTCTCCGGCCTCGGGCAGATCTCCCGCACCTCCCTCgccgacggcgacgacgacgccgccctcctcctccgcgAGTTCGCCATCCCCGCCGCCCAGTCCACCACCGTCCTCGTCGTCGGCGCCACCAGCCGCATCGGGCGCATCCTCGTCCGCAAGCTCATGCTCCGCGGCTACTCTGTCAAGGCCCTCGTCCGCAAGCCCGACCAGCTCCCCCCCGACGCCCTCCCCCGCTCCGTCGAGGTCGTCGCCGGCGACGTCGGCGACCCCTCCTCCCTCAAGGCTGCCGTCCAGGGATGCCAGAAGATCATCTACTGCGCCACCGCCCGCTCCGCCATCACCGGCGACCTCTTCAGGGTCGACTACCGCGGCGTCTACAACCTCACCAAGGCCCTCCAGGACTACAACAACCGGCTCGCCCAGCTCCGCGCGGGCCGGAGCAGCAAGAGCAAGCTCCTCCTCGCCAAGTTCAAGTCCCCCGAATCTCTCCAGGGATGGCAGGTTCGCCGGGGGACCTACTTCCAGGACGTGCTCACCTCAAAGTACGACGCGGGCATGGAAGCCAAGTTCGAATTCACCGAGACAGGGCAGGCCGTTTTCTCAG GGTATGTTTTCACTAGAGGAGGCTATGTCGAACTGTCGAAAAAGCTCTCGCTTCCTGTGGATCGCACTCTCGATGGGTACGATGGTCTAGTCCTCTCTGTCGGTGGCAATGGAAGATCGTACGTGTTAATTCttgaagcaggtccttcagccGATACAACTCAGAGCAAGCTGTACTTTGCGAGAATCAGCACCAAAATTGGATTTTGCAGG GTGAGAGTACCATTTTCATCCTTCCGTCCAGTGAAACCGGATGATCCTCCATTGGACCCCTTCCTGGTGCATACATTAACAATTCGATTTGAGCCCCGAAGACAG AGACCCATAGAAGGACCTTCAGGTGCTACGCAGGACTTGAGAAGCTTTAAGCTTATTCTGGAATATATAAAGGCCTTGCCT ACTGGGCAAGAAACAGACTTTGTGTTAGTTTCGTGTACAGGACTTGGAGTTGAGCCTTCTAGAAGAGAGCAAGTTCTGAAAGCCAAGAGG GCTGGAGAAGATTCTTTGAGGAGGTCAGGGCTTGGTTATACGATTATTCGCCCTGGTCCCCTAATG GAGGAACCCGGTGGTCAGCGTGCTCTCATATTTGATCAAGGAAACCGGATTTCGCAG GGAATCAGCTGTGCAGATGTGGCTGATATATGTGTAAAAGCGTTGCATGACTCAACAGCAAGAAACAAGAGCTTTGAT GTATGCCATGAATATGTTGCGGAGCAAGGGAGAGAGCTCTACGAACTG GTGGCACACCTGCCTGACAAAGCAAATAATTACTTGACGCCAGCCCTGTCAGTTCTAGAAAAGAATACCTGA